TCCGGCGCGGCTTCTTCGGGGCTTTCCGCCCCGGTATACAGATCCAGATACTCCGCCTTGCCGGCAGGACCGGTCAGCAGCGTCTTGCGCAGCATGGCCGAGTTCGAGCGCGGGTGATCCGCATCCACCCAGCGTTCGTCATTGAGAAAGACCGTCACCTTCTGCCAGTCGAGCGGCAGGTCCGAGAGCGCGCGGAACATCCCAGCCGGGGTCGAGCCGCCGGGCACACAAAGGCTGGTCCTGCCAATTGCGTCGAGATTCTGGCGCAGCTCCTGCGCGATGCGGTCGGCGAGCGACAGTGCCATCATTTCTCGGTCGGGATAGGTCTTGATCTCGGGGCGGCTCATGCGCGGATCTCCCTCCAGCGGCGATTGTCGCGATGCATCAGCCGCAGCGCCTCTTCGGGGCCGGACGAGCCCGCATCATAGGGTTCGGGCCGCGCCTTCGACCCGTCCCAGGCCTCGATGATCGGATCTGCCCAGGCCCATGCGGCTTCGACCTCGTCGCCGCGCATGAACAGGGTCTGGTTGCCCCGGATCACATCCATGATCAGCCGCTCGTAAGCATCCGGCATCCCGTCGGAATCCGGGCCGAACGTATCCGCGAAGGACATGTCCAGCGGCACCTGCATCAACCGCATCCCGCCCGGGCCGGGTTCCTTGATCATCACTGTCAGATCCATGCCCTCATCAGGTTGCAGCTTGATGACAAGCTGGTTCGCGCGCTGATGGGCGCTGTCGTCGAAGATGGAATGCGGCGGCTCCTTGAAGGTGATGGCGATCTCGCTGGTGCGAGCGCGCAGCTTCTTGCCGGTGCGCAGATAGAAGGGCGTCCCCTGCCAGCGCCAGTTCGATATCCGCACCTTCAGCGCCACATAACTTTCGGTGCGGCTCGACGGGTTCTCGGAATCCTCGACATAGCCCGGCTCGTTTCCATCGGCCTGATACTGGCCGCGCACGATCTCGGCCTCGGACACGGGTTCGAGCGCGCGGATCACCTTCAGCTTCTCGTCGCGCACCGCGTCGGGATCGAAATGATAGGGCGGCTCCATCGCGGTGAGGCAGAGCAGCTGCATCAGATGGTTCTGCACCATGTCGCGCATGGCGCCGGAATTGTCGTAATATCCGCCGCGCCCGCCGACGCCCACGGTCTCGGCGACGGTGATCTGGACGTGATCGACATATTGCGCATTCCACAGCGGTTCGAACAGGATATTGGCAAAGCGCACCGCCATCAGGTTCTGCACGGTCTCCTTCCCGAGATAATGGTCGATCCGGTAGATCTGCCCTTCGTCGAAATGTTGCGCCAGCGTGTCGTTCAGCGCCCGGGCCGAATCGAGATCGCGGCCGAAGGGTTTTTCCACGACGATCCGGCTGTTCTCATCGGCAATGTCATATTCCGAAAGCCGCTTGGCGAGATCGCCGAACAGCGAGGGCGCGACCGAGAAATAAAACGCCCGCACCACCCCATTGCGCATCGTGTCTTTCAGCTTGTCCCAGCCTCCGCTGCCTTTCGCGTCAATGGCGACGTAATGAAGCTGGCCGAGAAACCCGTCGAGCTGGCTCATTTCGACCTTGGGGGCGAATTCGACGATTGCCTCGCGCACCTCCTTGCGAAATTCGTCGTCGCTGTTGTCCGAGCGCGCCGCACCGATGACCCGCGCCTCTGGTGGCATCTGACCCGCAAGATAGCGCTTATAAAGCCCGGGAAGGATCTTGCGCCGGGCGAGATCGCCCGTGGCACCGAAAATCACCAGATCGAAATCATCGACGGGTATCGTGCGAACGACCATGAGCACCTCCTTCAATCCGGGATTGCGTAACCGATGTTAGCGTTATCAGCAAGCCGCGAGCGGTCAGCGCGTCAGCGCCTTGCCAAGCCGTGGCAGCCTTGCCCGTTTCATCAACCCGCGCAAGGGCATCTGCCCGCCAAGCGCCTCGGCCTTGCCATGCGCGGCATGAACGGCACGGGCGACGGGGTCAGGGTCATGCGCCCAGAGATCGGTCAGGAACGCATCGGGATGGATCGCGCGCAGACCGGCCGCCAGCATGGCCGGACGCGGAAAATCCCTGAGATTGAATGTCACGATCAGATCAGCCCGCGCCTGCATCGCTGCGGCGACGACATGGCGATCGGCAGGGTCGGGCAGATCGAGACCGATGGCGCGGTCCTCCTCGGCCTCGACGCTGGCAGCGGGGAAGCGGTCGCGCAGCCGGGAGGCTTCGGCGCGGGCGATCTCGGCATCGACCGGGCCGAGACGCCCCGCCGCGCGGGTCCATTCGCTGAGGATTCTTTCCGACCAGACGGCACGATAGGCGCCCGCCTCGGCAAGATCGGTCAGGATCTCGCGCAGCACGGTCGGAAACAGCACACAGGCATCGAGGACAGCGATCATCCGTCCAGCCGGAAGAACAGCGCCTTGAGATAACCCGTTTCCGCCAGCTGCGGCAGCGTCGGATGATCCGGCCCGGCCTGCCCGGTATGGATCAACTGCCCGCGCCGCCCTGCCCGGCCGATTCCCCGGGCCGAGACATTGCGGAAGCTGGTCAGATCGGCCGCGTGACTGCAGGAACACAGCCCCAGATAGCCGCCCGGCACCACCAGCGGCGCGGCCAGCTTCGCGACGCGCTCATAAGCCCGCAACCCCGCTTCGAGCGCCTTTTTCGACGGTGCGAAAGCGGGTGGGTCACAGATCACCACGTCGAACTGCACCCCCTCATCGCCAAGCTTCTCCATCGCGGCAAAGGCATCCTGCTGATGCAGCGCCAGACGGTCCTCGACCCCCATCGCGCCTGCACCCTCCCGCGCGAGGCTCAGCGCCGGTTCCGAGCCGTCTATCAGCGTCGCATGCGCGGCACCCGCCGCCAGCATCGCCAGGCCGAAGCCGCCGACATGGCTGAACACATCCAGCACCCGTCCCGATGCCAGGCGCTGCGCAAAGGCATGATTCGGGCGCTGGTCATAGAACAGCCCGGTCTTCTGCCCGCCCATCACATCGGCCATGTAGATGGCACCGTTCATCGGCACCTGGAACGGGGAAGCCGGTGGATCACCGGCGATCACCTCCAACCGCTCATCGAGACCCTCCAGAGCCCGCGCCCGCCCCTGCCCGTTCAATACCACCGTCGAGATATCCGCGACCTGTTGCAACGCCGAAGCGATCTCGGCCGCCATACGATCCGACCAGGCGGCATTGGGCTGGATCACCGCGGTGTCACCGAAACGGTCGATCACGACGCCCGGCAGGCCATCCGATTCAGCATGGGCCAGCCGATAGAAAGGCACGTCGAAGAGGCGGTTGCGCAGCGCCAGAGCCCGGCTCAGCCGCGCCTTCAGCCACTCCGCGCCGATCTCTGCCCCGGGATCAGCGTCCATCACCCGCGCGATGATCTTCGAGCCGGGATTGACGGTCACCAGCGCCATCGCCCTGCGCTCGGCGTCCTCCAGAGCCGCGAAGCTGCCCGGCTCCAGCGATCGCGTGCGCCGGTCGGTCACCACCTCATCGGCAAAGACCCAAGGGAAGCCGTGACGGATGGCCTGCGGTTTGGATTTCGGCCTGAGCCGGATTGCGGGTCGCGTGGTCATGGGGCATCCTCTTCGTCCCGAATGATGTGACACGCCCCCGGTCAGACCACAAGTCCGCCCAGCACGCATTGAATAGTTACCGCTAACGGACTACAGTCGAAACAAGCCAGTTTCCGCCCCACCCAACGGGAGAGAGCCATGACATTGAACAGCACCATTGATCGCGTCACCGACCGCATCCGCGAACGCTCGCAAAAGACCCGGCCCGCCTATCTCGACCGGATGGCCAAGGCTGCCGAGGATGGGCCGCGCCGGGCGCATCTCTCCTGCGGCAACCAGGCCCATGCCTATGCGGGGATGGAAAACAAGGACGATCTCGCCGCCAGCCGCAAGCCGAATATCGGTATCGTCACCGCCTATAACGACATGCTGTCGGCCCATAAGCCCTATGAACGCTTTCCCGATCTGATCCGCGCAGCGGCGGCAAAATCCGGGGCCACGGCTCAGGTCGCGGGCGGAGTACCGGCGATGTGCGACGGCGTCACCCAGGGCCGCGCCGGGATGGAGCTGTCGCTGTTCTCGCGCGATGTCATCGCGCTCGCCGCCGGGGTGGCGATGTCGCATGACACATTCGATGCGGCGATGTATCTGGGCGTCTGCGACAAGATCGTGCCGGGACTGGTGATCGCAGCGGCGACTTTCGGCCATATTCCCAGCGTCTTCGTGCCGGCGGGACCGATGCCGTCGGGGCTGCCCAATGACGAAAAGGCCAAGGTGCGCCAGCAATTCGCCAGTGGCGAGGTCGGGCGCGACAAGCTGATGGAGGCCGAGATGGCCTCGTATCACTCGCCCGGCACCTGCACCTTCTACGGCACCGCGAACAGCAACCAGATGCTGATGGAGTTCATGGGGCTGCACCTGCCCGGCGCGAGCTTCGTCAATCCCGGCACCGAGATGCGCGACGCGCTGACAGGGGCTGCGGTGGAGCGCGCCGCCGCGATCACGAAGCTGGGAAATGATTTCCTGCCGGTTGGCGAGGTGCTGGATGAGCGCGCCTTCGTCAACGGCATTGTCGGGCTGATGGCGACGGGCGGCTCGACCAACCTGGTGCTGCATCTGCCGGCCATGGCGCGCGCCGCCGGGGTGCTGATCGACATCGAGGATTTCAACGACATCTCGGACAGCGTGCCACTGATGGCGCGGGTCTATCCGAACGGGCTGGCCGATGTGAACCATTTCCACGCCGCGGGCGGTCTGGGTTACATGATCCGGCATCTGCTCGAAGCCGGACTGCTGCACGAGGACGTGCGCACCATCGCGGGCGGCGGGCTGGACCGCTATACGACCGAGCCGAAGATGCGCGATGGCCGCATCGTCTGGGAGGAAGGCAGCCGCGAGTCCCAGAACGACAAGATCCTGCGCCCGGCGAGCGACCCTTTCGCGAAAACCGGCGGTCTGAAGCAGCTTGCGGGCAATCTGGGCCGTGGGGTCATCAAGGTCTCTGCCGTGGCGCCCGAGCGTCATGTGATCGAGGCGCCGGCCCGCGTTTTCACCGATCAGGACCAGGTCAAGGCCGCGTTCAAGGCAGGCGAGTTCACCGAGGACACCATCGTCGTGGTCCGCTTTCAGGGTCCGGCGGCGAACGGCATGCCCGAGCTGCATTCCCTGACCCCGATCCTCGCCGTATTGCAGGATCGCGGGCTGAAAGTGGCGCTTCTGACCGACGGGCGCATGTCCGGCGCCTCGGGCAAGGTTCCCGCGGCGATCCATATCGCGCCCGAGGCGGCGAATGGCGGCCCCATCGCGAGACTGCGCGATGGCGACATGGTCCGTCTGGATGCGGTGAATGGCGGCATCGAATGCCTCGAACAGGATTTCGATGGCCGCGAATGCGCCACGCATGACCTCACCCCGAACCAGTTCGGCATGGGCCGCGAAATGTTCGGCGCCTTTCGCGCCGCCGCAAGCGACGCGACCGAAGGGGCCTGCGCGATCCTGTAAGCGGCGCCCCGACACGCCCGGCCCGGAATCAAGCGCGCGGCGCGCCGGGCCAGCGGCCGGTCATGGCGTAACGCCAAGCCTTGCGTGATGTGCGGTTAACGGTCTCTCAGCCCACCCGCTCGATCGCCACTGCCGTCGCCTCGCCGCCACCGATGCACAGCGAGGCCACGCCGCGCGTCTTGCCATAGGTTTCAAGCGCGGCCAGCAGCGTCACCATCACCCGCGCCCCGGAAGCGCCGATAGGATGGCCGAGCGCGCAGGCGCCGCCATGAACGTTCACCTTGTCGGCGGGCAGGTCCAGATCGCGCATCGCGGCCATGGTCACCACCGCGAACGCCTCGTTGATCTCGAACAGATCGACATCGGCCAGATCCCAGCCGGTGCGCTCGGCCAGCCGCGTCATCGCGCCCACCGGCGCGGTCGGAAACAGGCTTGGCTTGTCGGCAAAGGTCGCGTGGCCCGCGATCACGGCCCGCGGCGTCAGCCCGCGCGCCTCGGCCACCGAGCGCCGCATCAGGACCATCGCCGCCGCCCCGTCCGAGATGGACGACGAATTCGCCGCCGTCACCGTCCCGTCCTTGCGGAAGGCCGGTTTCAGTGACGGGATCTTGTCGAGATTGGCCTTGCCTGGCTGTTCGTCGATTTCGACCACCACATCGCCCTTGCGCCCTGGCACGATGACAGGCGCGACCTCTGCCGCGAATTTCCCCTCGGCAATCGCCGCCTGTGCGCGCTTCAGCGAGCGGATCGCGAAATCGTCCTGCTCTTGCCGGGTGAAGCCATAGCTCTGTGCGCAATCCTCGGCGAATGTCCCCATCAGACGGCCCTTGTCATAGGCGTCCTCCAGCCCGTCGAGGAACATGTGATCCATCACCTGCCCATGCCCCATCCGCATCCCGGCGCGGGCCTTGGGCAGCAGATAGGGGGCCATCGACATGCTCTCCATCCCGCCCGCGACGGCGATCTCGGCACTGCCCGCCAGCAGCAGGTCATGGACCAGCATCGCGGCTTTCATCCCCGAGCCGCACATCTTGTTCACCGTCGTCGCCCCCGCCCCGAGCGGCAGCCCGGCCCCGAGCGCCGCCTGCCGGGCCGGTGCCTGACCCTGACCGGCGGGTAGCACGCAGCCCATGATGATCTCCTGCACCTGCTCGGGCGCGATGCCGCCGCGTTCCACCGCAGCCCGGATGGCCGCCGCACCCAGATCGGCGGCGGGGACAGAGGCGAAATCGCCCTGAAACCCACCCATCGGGGTGCGTGCAGCAGAGACGATGACGACAGGGTCGATGCTGGACATGATATTCCTCCCTTTCATGGCCAAGCTGACCGGCTGGCCTTATTCCTGCGTTGGCGGACCGAAACGGTCGATGATCCGGCCGCGGATCTGGTCGCGGGTCTCGCGGTATTTCTGCAGGACCGCCTCGCGCCCCTCGGCCTGACCGGTCGGGTCCATGATCTGCCAGTATTCTATATCGAGATGCGCGTGCCGCGTCAGTTCCATCGCCTGACGTTGCGAGGCGGGCGACAGCGCGACGATCAGATCGAAGCTGCCCAGATCGTCGCCCCAGCTCTGCATCTCTTCGAAGCTGCGCGAGCGGTGACGCGCAAGCTCCACCCCCAGCTCCGCGCAGACGGCGACGGCGAAACCGTCGATCTCCAGATCGTTGCGCACCCCCGCCGATTGCACATAGGCAGCGTGGCCGTAGAATTTCTTCATCAACCCTTCCGCCATGGGCGAGCGGACGGCGTTGTGATCGCAGCAGAACAGCACCGAATGGGGGATCTGCGCGGCCATGCGCTCAGCCCTGCGGGATCAGCGCGCAGATCAGCGTGAACAGGCGGCGCGAGGTGGGGCTGTCGATCTCGGCCTTGCCCTCCAGCCGTTCCTCCAGTGTACGCGCACCCTCGTTATGGATCCCGCGCCGTGCCATGTCGATCGCCTCGATCTTGGCCGGGGGCAGGTTCTTCACCGCGTCGTAATAGCTGTCGCAAATCTGGAAATAATCCTTCACCACCTGGCGGAACGGCCCGAGCGACAGATGAAATTCGCCGACCTTCTCTCCCCCTTCGGTCGAGATGTCGAAGACCAGCCGCCCCTCGCGGATCGCCAGTTTCAGCGCATAGGGGCCGGGCGGGATCTCCTGCCCCTCGCGGCCGGGCAGGCCGAAGCTGTTTTCTTCGAGCAGGTCGTAGATCGCGACCTTCCGCTCCTGCGCGACCTCGGGCGAGGCCGGAGGCAGGTCGCTATCGTCAATCTCGATCTTTGAAATGCGGTTCATGTCCCGCTCCTTTCGTTCAAATGCGCCAGCCGGGCCGAGACCGACTGCCCATGTGCCTGCAAGCCTTCCGACTGCGCCAGCCGAACCGCCGCCGGGCCGATCTGCGCCAGGGCGCCGGGTGTCAGCCGTGCGAGTGTCGTGCGCTTGATGAAATCCATCACCGACAGCCCCGACGAAAACCGGGCCGAACGCGCCGTCGGCAGCACATGGTTCGGCCCGCTGACATAATCGCCCACAGCCTCGGGCGTATGAGCGCCGAGGAAGATCGCGCCGGCATGGCGGGTCTGCTCGGCCAGCGCCTCGGGGTCGGCCACGCAAAGTTCCAGATGCTCGGGCGCGATCCGGTCGGACAGAAGCGCGGCCTCTTTCATATCGCGCACGGTGATGATGCAGCCGTAATCGCGCCAGCTTGCCCCGGCGATCTGCGCCCTCTCCAGGGTCGGGATCAGCCGCTCGACCGCCTCGGCCACGGCATCGGCCATGCCGGGTGCGTCGGTGATGAGGATCGACTGGGCGTCGGCGTCATGCTCGGCCTGCGCCATCAGGTCGAGCGCCAGCCAGTCCGGGTTCTGATCCTTGTCGGCAATGACCAGCACCTCGGACGGCCCGGCGATCATGTCGATACCAACCCGGCCGAAGACCTGCCGCTTGGCCGCCGCGACATAGGCGTTGCCCGGCCCGGTGATCTTGTCCACCGCAGCGATGCTGTCCGTGCCATAGGCCATCGCCGCAATCGCCTGCGCCCCGCCGATCCGATAGATTTCGTCCACCCCGGCCAGTTCGCAGGCCAGCAGCACCAGCGGATTGACCACCCCGTCCGGCGTCGGCACGCAGACCACCAGCCGCTCGACCCCGGCCACACGTGCAGGGACCGCGTTCATCAGCACCGAGGATGGATAGCTCGCCTGCCCGCCCGGCACATAAAGCCCCGCCGCCGAAACCGGACGCCAGCGCCAGCCAAGCGTGGCGCCGCTTTCGTCGGTCCAGCTTTCATCGGGCGGGATCTGGCGGGCATGATAGGCACGGATCCGCTCGGCGGCGAGTTCGAGCGCGGCGCGATCCTCCGCCGACACCTTCCCGAGCTCGGCCGAGATGTCGTCCCGCGTGAAGCGCAGTGTCTCTGCGGTCAGCCCAAGCCGGTCGAAACGCGCCGTATAGTCGATCACCGCCCTATCGCCGCGGGCCCGCACATCCGCGACGATGGCCGCAACGGCGTCACCCACATCGGCGGAATCCTCGCGCTTGGCGCTGAGCATCGCGGTGAAGCGATCCTCGAAATCCGGGTCGGAAGTGGCGAGTCTGATCGGCATGGAAGGCTCCTCTTGCGAGGGATTACTATCCGCGCGCAGGGAAACCCTCAAGCACGCAAAGCGCGCAGCCGGGCGCGCAAGGGCGGGCGCAGCATCCGGCGCATCTCGATTTCCCAATTGCCGCGCCCGTTGAGCATGGGCGGGCCTCCGGTGGCGATGAACCCGGCCCGCGCATAGAGCGCCAGCGCCGCCAGATTATTCTGCCCGACATGCAGCCCCATCCGGGTCATGCCCGCCGCTCCGGCATCGCGGATCAGCCGGGCGAGGATCGCGTCGCCCAGCCCCTGACCGCGCGCGTCCGGGGCGACAAACACCGACATCACCCAGCCCAGATCCGGCTCGGCGGGGGAGATGTCACGCTCCCAGCTGGCCACGGCACGGGGCTGACCCGGTGCAGCTCCGGCGGCCCACATCTCGCAGCAGGCGAGCCGCGCGGCAAAGTCCTCCAGCGGACGCTCTTCCCATTCATCGAAGCTGGAGCCGAACGCTTCGGGCGCGCTGCGCAGGGCCTCAAGACGGATCGCGCGCCATTCTTCGGCGCGGTCCGGTGTCAGCCGCCAGAGCTGGAAATCCGTCCCGCTCAAGCGCCCTCGTGACGCGGCATGCTGCCAGAATTGGCTGCATAGGGCCGGGTCACGTCGCGCAGGTCGACCGAGATACATTCGGCATCGACCGCAATCGTGCCATCCCCGGCGAATTCAAGCATCAGCCGCCCGGTGCCGTCCTCACCCGGCTGCCAGATCATCGCCAGCAGCGACAGCACCTCGTCGGCATCGGCGCGCTTCACCCCGTCGCTGCGGATGCCGGTGATGTCCGAAATCACCAGCAAGGCACGCACACGTTCGAATTCGCGCCCGTCGCGCTTTGCATCTTCGGCATCTTCCCAGCGGAAACGGTTGATCAGCATCGCCAGCTGCCGCCGCTTGCGGTCGAACGTGATATCTGCCCCCGTCAGAACCGCATCCTGTACCAGGGTCGACAGCACCTGCACGTCTTCCGGCCCCTCGGCGCGCAGCATCAGCGGGCCGGGATCTGCGTCATGAAAACTGGCATCAGTCATCGGGATGCGCCTCCTTAATGCGTTTCAGGTCGGCACCAACGCCGCGCAGCTTCCGCACGACGCGCTCATAGCCGCGGTCGAGATGATAGACGCGGCTGATGACGGTCTCGCCCTCGGCCGCCAGACCCGCGAGGATCAGGCTGATCGAGGCGCGCAGATCGGTCGCCATGACCGGCGCGCCGCGCAGCTTTTCCACGCCGGTGACGGTGGCGTGACCGCCATGCACGTCGATCTTCGCCCCCATCCGCATGAGCTCGGGCGCGTGCATGAAGCGGTTCTCGAAGATCGTTTCCTCCAGCACCGAGGTGCCTTCGGCGGTGCACATCAGCGCCATCATCTGCGCCTGAAGATCGGTCGGGAAGCCGGGGAAGACCTCTGTCTTTACATCCACGGCGCGGATGCGCCCGTTCTTGCGCGCGACCTTGATGCCGCGATTGGTCTGTTCGACCGAGATCCCGGCCTCGTCCAGCTTCTCGCAGAAGGCTTCGATCAGGTCGATGCGCCCGCCCAGCAACTCGACCTCGCCGCCGGTGATGGCGGGCGCGATCATGTAGGTGCCAAGCTCAATCCGGTCCACCACGACCGGATGCGTCGCGCCATGCAGCTTGTCGACGCCCTGGATGGTGATGGTTTCCGTGCCTTCACCCTCGATCTGCGCGCCCATCGCACGCAGGCATTTGACCAGATCGACGATCTCGGGTTCGCGCGCGGCATTGTTCAGCACCGTGGTGCCCTTGGCCAGCGTCGCCGCCATGACGATGTTTTCCGTCGCCCCGACAGAGGCGAAGCTCTGGTCGATCACCGCGCCTTTCAGCCCGCCCGGCGCTTCCGCATGCAGATAGCCGTCCTTCAATTCGATCCGGGCGCCCATCGCTTCGAGGCCCGAGATATGCAGATCCATCGGCCGCGCCCCGATGGCACAGCCGCCGGGCAGCGACACGACCGCCTTGCCCGCCCGCGCCAGAAGCGGGCCGAGCACCAGGTTCGAGGCCCGCATCTTGCGCACGATGTCGTAATCGGCGGTCAGGTTGTTCAGATCATGGCTGGACAGCGACAGCACCTTGCCATCCTGCATCGAGGTGAACTCGGCCCCCAGCGATTGCAGCAGCTCGGCCATGGTGCGGATATCCGACAGCCGCGGCGCGTTGGTCAGCGTCAGCGGCTCATCGGTCAGCAGCGTCGCCGGCATCAGCGTCAGACAGGCATTCTTGGCCCCGGCAATCGGAATTTCGCCGTGAAGCTCGCCGCCCCCCTGCACGATGATCTGATCCATTATTCCTCGCTTTCCGGGGCGCTGTTCTCGGCCTGCCCGCCCTCTTTATGGTCTGCCCGCGCGCGCGCCTGCGCCTTGCGCCGCGCCAGATTGGCGCGCAGCGCCTTGCCCAGCCGGTCCTCGCGGCTTTCGGGTCTGGTCTTGTCGGATTTGCGCGTCTCGTTCATTGCGATGTGTTAACGCCTCGGCCCGCAGAGGTCTAGCGCCGGGTGAGCTGACGCAGCAGCCCGTGCAGCACCTGCACATCCGCGCGGGTCAGCGGCATGCGCGACCAGAGGTTCCGCAGGTTGAGCTTCATCGAGGGCGATTTCGTCTCGGGGAAGAAATACCCGGCATCCTCCAGCCGGGTTTCATAGTGATCGGCCAGCTTCTCGATCTCGACCCGGTCGGCGGGCACCTCGTTCGCCGGGCGCCGCTGCGTCGGCATGGGCTGATCGGGCAGCGCGCCGCGCGACAGCTCGTATCCGGTCAGCAGCACCGCCTGCGCGAGGTTGAGCGAGGGGAAATCCGGGTTTACCGGCACCGTCAGGATCGCGTTGGCCCGCGCGATGTCGTCATTTTCCAGCCCTGCCCGCTCAGGCCCGAAGATGAAGGCGCAGCGCCCGCCCGACGCGGCTTCCTCGCGGTTGCGCGCGGCGGCGGTGGCGGGGGTGAAGACCGGCTTGGTCAACTCGCGGCCCCGCGCGGTGGTGGCGAAGGCGTAGGAAATCCCTTCCATCGCCGCGGCCAGCGTCGGAAATACGCGCGCCCGGTCCAGCACCTGCCCCGCCGCGCCAGAGGCCATCGCCACCGCTTTCGGGTTCGGCCAGCCGTCGCGCGGCGCCACCAGCCGCATCTCGGTCAGGCCGAAATTCAGCATGGCGCGCGCGGCGGCGCCGATATTTTCGCCCATCTGCGGGCGGGTCAGAATGATGACGGGCTGGCGGTCTGTCTCTGGCATGGCGGGCCTGTTAGCGCCGCGCGCGGCATCCCGCAAGCTCTGGCATGGCGGCGGCGGCACTGTTATGGCGATGAGGAAAGAGGACCAAGCGATGACCGACCAGCCAGACGCGCCCAGCGCCCCGCAGCTTTATCTCATCACCCCGGTCGGCGCCGAGCCGAGCGCCTTCGCCCCGATGCTCGCCGAGATCCTTGAGCGTTTCGATGTGGCCTGTATCCGTATCCCCGGCGCGGGCGATGAAACCGCGCTCGGGCGGATGGCCGACACGGTGCGCGACGTTGCCCATGCGCATGACGTGATGGTGGTGATCGACGACCATATCCCTCTGGCGCAG
This genomic window from Paracoccus sediminicola contains:
- a CDS encoding UPF0262 family protein, encoding MNRISKIEIDDSDLPPASPEVAQERKVAIYDLLEENSFGLPGREGQEIPPGPYALKLAIREGRLVFDISTEGGEKVGEFHLSLGPFRQVVKDYFQICDSYYDAVKNLPPAKIEAIDMARRGIHNEGARTLEERLEGKAEIDSPTSRRLFTLICALIPQG
- a CDS encoding acetyl-CoA C-acyltransferase; the protein is MSSIDPVVIVSAARTPMGGFQGDFASVPAADLGAAAIRAAVERGGIAPEQVQEIIMGCVLPAGQGQAPARQAALGAGLPLGAGATTVNKMCGSGMKAAMLVHDLLLAGSAEIAVAGGMESMSMAPYLLPKARAGMRMGHGQVMDHMFLDGLEDAYDKGRLMGTFAEDCAQSYGFTRQEQDDFAIRSLKRAQAAIAEGKFAAEVAPVIVPGRKGDVVVEIDEQPGKANLDKIPSLKPAFRKDGTVTAANSSSISDGAAAMVLMRRSVAEARGLTPRAVIAGHATFADKPSLFPTAPVGAMTRLAERTGWDLADVDLFEINEAFAVVTMAAMRDLDLPADKVNVHGGACALGHPIGASGARVMVTLLAALETYGKTRGVASLCIGGGEATAVAIERVG
- a CDS encoding RSP_2648 family PIN domain-containing protein; this encodes MIAVLDACVLFPTVLREILTDLAEAGAYRAVWSERILSEWTRAAGRLGPVDAEIARAEASRLRDRFPAASVEAEEDRAIGLDLPDPADRHVVAAAMQARADLIVTFNLRDFPRPAMLAAGLRAIHPDAFLTDLWAHDPDPVARAVHAAHGKAEALGGQMPLRGLMKRARLPRLGKALTR
- the edd gene encoding phosphogluconate dehydratase — protein: MTLNSTIDRVTDRIRERSQKTRPAYLDRMAKAAEDGPRRAHLSCGNQAHAYAGMENKDDLAASRKPNIGIVTAYNDMLSAHKPYERFPDLIRAAAAKSGATAQVAGGVPAMCDGVTQGRAGMELSLFSRDVIALAAGVAMSHDTFDAAMYLGVCDKIVPGLVIAAATFGHIPSVFVPAGPMPSGLPNDEKAKVRQQFASGEVGRDKLMEAEMASYHSPGTCTFYGTANSNQMLMEFMGLHLPGASFVNPGTEMRDALTGAAVERAAAITKLGNDFLPVGEVLDERAFVNGIVGLMATGGSTNLVLHLPAMARAAGVLIDIEDFNDISDSVPLMARVYPNGLADVNHFHAAGGLGYMIRHLLEAGLLHEDVRTIAGGGLDRYTTEPKMRDGRIVWEEGSRESQNDKILRPASDPFAKTGGLKQLAGNLGRGVIKVSAVAPERHVIEAPARVFTDQDQVKAAFKAGEFTEDTIVVVRFQGPAANGMPELHSLTPILAVLQDRGLKVALLTDGRMSGASGKVPAAIHIAPEAANGGPIARLRDGDMVRLDAVNGGIECLEQDFDGRECATHDLTPNQFGMGREMFGAFRAAASDATEGACAIL
- a CDS encoding RSP_2647 family RNA methyltransferase translates to MTTRPAIRLRPKSKPQAIRHGFPWVFADEVVTDRRTRSLEPGSFAALEDAERRAMALVTVNPGSKIIARVMDADPGAEIGAEWLKARLSRALALRNRLFDVPFYRLAHAESDGLPGVVIDRFGDTAVIQPNAAWSDRMAAEIASALQQVADISTVVLNGQGRARALEGLDERLEVIAGDPPASPFQVPMNGAIYMADVMGGQKTGLFYDQRPNHAFAQRLASGRVLDVFSHVGGFGLAMLAAGAAHATLIDGSEPALSLAREGAGAMGVEDRLALHQQDAFAAMEKLGDEGVQFDVVICDPPAFAPSKKALEAGLRAYERVAKLAAPLVVPGGYLGLCSCSHAADLTSFRNVSARGIGRAGRRGQLIHTGQAGPDHPTLPQLAETGYLKALFFRLDG
- the zwf gene encoding glucose-6-phosphate dehydrogenase — its product is MVVRTIPVDDFDLVIFGATGDLARRKILPGLYKRYLAGQMPPEARVIGAARSDNSDDEFRKEVREAIVEFAPKVEMSQLDGFLGQLHYVAIDAKGSGGWDKLKDTMRNGVVRAFYFSVAPSLFGDLAKRLSEYDIADENSRIVVEKPFGRDLDSARALNDTLAQHFDEGQIYRIDHYLGKETVQNLMAVRFANILFEPLWNAQYVDHVQITVAETVGVGGRGGYYDNSGAMRDMVQNHLMQLLCLTAMEPPYHFDPDAVRDEKLKVIRALEPVSEAEIVRGQYQADGNEPGYVEDSENPSSRTESYVALKVRISNWRWQGTPFYLRTGKKLRARTSEIAITFKEPPHSIFDDSAHQRANQLVIKLQPDEGMDLTVMIKEPGPGGMRLMQVPLDMSFADTFGPDSDGMPDAYERLIMDVIRGNQTLFMRGDEVEAAWAWADPIIEAWDGSKARPEPYDAGSSGPEEALRLMHRDNRRWREIRA
- a CDS encoding low molecular weight phosphatase family protein, translated to MAAQIPHSVLFCCDHNAVRSPMAEGLMKKFYGHAAYVQSAGVRNDLEIDGFAVAVCAELGVELARHRSRSFEEMQSWGDDLGSFDLIVALSPASQRQAMELTRHAHLDIEYWQIMDPTGQAEGREAVLQKYRETRDQIRGRIIDRFGPPTQE
- the pgl gene encoding 6-phosphogluconolactonase, with product MSRPEIKTYPDREMMALSLADRIAQELRQNLDAIGRTSLCVPGGSTPAGMFRALSDLPLDWQKVTVFLNDERWVDADHPRSNSAMLRKTLLTGPAGKAEYLDLYTGAESPEEAAPELSRQIRPHLPITVLVLGMGGDMHTASLFPNAPGLDALLAADAPPIMAAGGGAEPRVTLTAPALHSALHTHVMITGADKREALDSAIGADPTDAPISAFLRDAMVHYAE